One Sodalinema gerasimenkoae IPPAS B-353 DNA segment encodes these proteins:
- a CDS encoding (2Fe-2S) ferredoxin domain-containing protein, producing MQTPKHHLFICGGFRTRGDAQGACTKKGSLSLVQYLENELIDRDLEDVVVSTTGCLKMCDRGPVLMVYPQGDWYGNVDEDALDEILDALEEGETADKYLLTK from the coding sequence ATGCAAACTCCCAAACATCATTTGTTTATCTGTGGCGGGTTCCGCACCCGTGGCGACGCCCAAGGTGCTTGTACCAAGAAAGGCTCTTTGAGCCTGGTGCAGTACCTGGAAAATGAGCTGATCGATCGCGATTTGGAAGATGTGGTCGTCTCGACGACTGGCTGTCTCAAGATGTGCGATCGCGGTCCCGTGCTAATGGTCTATCCCCAAGGGGACTGGTACGGCAATGTGGACGAAGATGCACTCGATGAGATCCTGGATGCCCTCGAAGAAGGCGAAACCGCCGACAAGTATCTACTGACGAAGTAG
- the nifK gene encoding nitrogenase molybdenum-iron protein subunit beta: MLDATPTTLVERKALRVNPAKTCQPIGAMYSALGIHGCLPHSHGSQGCCSYHRSHLTRHFREPIMAATSSFTEGTAVFGGGANLRQALKTIYQLYDPPVVAITTTCLSETIGDDIPTIIREATESGVIPDGKTVIHANTPSYVGCHITGWSNMTASMVKYLSERSGESRNQVNLIPGYVEPSDTRELKQMLATWGIDAVTFPDTSDVVDTPQTGHFQMYPQGGTTVEALKTTGDSLATIALGPEASTQAAIALEAKCQVPHHILDLPIGVAATDRLVQTLMEVTGTQPTDEIVNARGRLVDVMTDMQSYLYEKRVAIAGDPDQVVPLVEMLVTCGAKPVYVITGAESKYFRDRTQAILGETVPEAVIRDNEDLFYLHQLMKQEPVDLLISNVYGKYIARAEDVPFVRYGWPILDRVGHSYFPTLGYGGSLHLLCTIINTLLDRKDRDDADETFELVL; encoded by the coding sequence ATGTTAGACGCAACTCCTACGACTTTAGTTGAACGCAAAGCCTTACGGGTTAACCCGGCGAAAACCTGTCAACCCATCGGCGCGATGTATTCTGCCCTGGGGATTCATGGCTGTTTACCCCATTCCCACGGGTCTCAGGGCTGCTGTTCCTATCACCGTTCTCACCTGACACGCCATTTCCGGGAACCGATTATGGCGGCGACGAGTTCCTTTACGGAAGGAACAGCGGTGTTCGGCGGCGGTGCAAATCTCCGCCAAGCGTTGAAGACGATCTACCAGTTGTATGATCCCCCGGTGGTGGCGATTACAACCACCTGTCTGTCAGAAACGATTGGCGATGATATCCCGACGATTATTCGGGAAGCCACTGAGAGTGGTGTGATTCCTGACGGAAAAACGGTCATTCATGCCAATACTCCCAGTTATGTCGGCTGTCACATCACCGGCTGGTCGAATATGACGGCGTCGATGGTGAAGTATCTGTCTGAACGCAGCGGTGAGTCCCGTAATCAGGTGAATTTGATTCCGGGTTATGTTGAACCGTCAGACACTCGCGAATTGAAACAAATGCTCGCCACTTGGGGCATTGATGCGGTGACGTTCCCGGATACGTCTGATGTGGTGGATACGCCGCAAACTGGGCATTTCCAAATGTATCCTCAGGGTGGGACGACGGTTGAGGCCCTGAAAACCACTGGGGATAGTTTAGCAACGATCGCCCTCGGCCCCGAAGCGAGTACCCAGGCGGCGATCGCCCTTGAGGCAAAATGTCAGGTTCCCCATCACATCTTAGATTTACCGATTGGGGTTGCTGCCACGGACCGCCTGGTGCAAACTCTGATGGAGGTCACCGGAACTCAGCCGACGGACGAGATTGTCAACGCTCGCGGTCGCCTGGTGGATGTAATGACGGATATGCAGTCTTATCTGTATGAGAAACGGGTGGCGATCGCTGGAGACCCGGATCAGGTGGTTCCTCTGGTGGAAATGCTGGTGACCTGTGGTGCGAAGCCGGTCTATGTCATTACTGGGGCTGAGTCTAAGTATTTCCGCGATCGCACTCAAGCCATTCTAGGCGAGACGGTTCCTGAAGCGGTGATTCGCGATAATGAGGACTTGTTCTATCTGCACCAGTTGATGAAACAAGAACCGGTGGATCTGCTCATCAGCAATGTTTACGGCAAGTATATCGCTCGGGCTGAAGATGTTCCCTTTGTCCGCTACGGTTGGCCCATCCTCGACCGTGTGGGACATAGCTACTTCCCCACCCTTGGCTATGGCGGCAGTTTACATCTGCTTTGCACCATCATCAACACCCTACTCGATCGCAAGGATCGCGATGATGCTGATGAAACCTTTGAGTTAGTTCTCTAA
- the nifD gene encoding nitrogenase molybdenum-iron protein alpha chain — protein sequence MTDTARTQTDLERQIAQASQDVKQAPSPIDQNTTQTAVKDIVEAYPAKVGKKRAKHIVVRDPNQPEQTIDANVRTTPGIITQRGCAFAGCKGVVVGPIGDVVHIVHGPVGCSYYSWLIRRNQFRARANGRNFVNYCFTTDLTEHDIVFGGMTKLRQAIQEAYDIFQPPAITVHSTCPVGLIGDDIQGVSREMSEKLGISIVAFNCEGYKGVSQSAGHHIANNGFFKNWVGTNEAAEEVEGYTVNLMGEYNIGGDTWEIERVLEKCGIEVISKFSGDGSYDEATESHLAKLNLVMCHRSINYMADMMETKFGIPWIKVNFIGVNAFAKSLRKIAEVFDDPKLTERIETVIAEEMAETEAQLATYRERLTGKTVFLFVGGSRAHHYQELFADLGMKTVVAGYEFAHRDDYEGREALPNIKIDADSRNIEEIHVKQDPERYKPPFSEEALAKMEENKTLKDYKGMMPDMGEGTLLVDNISHHELDVLIERFKPDLIGSGIKDKYVIEKLGIPCKQLHNYDYGGPFAGFRGAVNFAKDVDLRVNTPVWKYVKAPWLN from the coding sequence ATGACTGATACAGCACGCACCCAAACCGATTTGGAACGCCAAATCGCCCAAGCTTCGCAGGATGTGAAGCAAGCTCCTTCTCCCATTGACCAGAACACGACCCAGACCGCCGTTAAAGATATTGTTGAGGCCTATCCGGCCAAAGTTGGCAAAAAACGGGCCAAACACATTGTAGTCCGGGACCCCAATCAGCCTGAACAAACCATTGATGCGAACGTCCGCACCACCCCAGGCATTATCACCCAGCGGGGTTGCGCCTTTGCCGGTTGTAAAGGGGTGGTTGTCGGTCCCATCGGCGATGTAGTTCATATTGTTCATGGTCCCGTCGGTTGTTCTTACTATTCCTGGCTGATTCGCCGCAACCAATTCCGGGCCCGCGCCAATGGCCGTAACTTCGTCAACTACTGCTTTACCACGGACTTGACGGAACATGACATCGTCTTTGGTGGCATGACCAAACTCCGCCAAGCGATTCAGGAAGCCTATGACATCTTCCAACCCCCAGCGATTACCGTTCACTCCACCTGTCCTGTAGGATTGATTGGGGATGACATTCAAGGCGTCTCTCGGGAAATGTCCGAGAAACTCGGTATCAGCATTGTTGCCTTTAACTGTGAAGGCTATAAAGGCGTGAGTCAATCCGCTGGACACCACATCGCCAACAATGGTTTCTTTAAAAATTGGGTTGGCACCAATGAAGCGGCCGAAGAGGTTGAAGGCTACACCGTCAACTTGATGGGTGAGTACAACATCGGCGGCGATACCTGGGAAATCGAGCGGGTTCTCGAAAAATGTGGCATTGAAGTCATCAGCAAGTTTAGTGGTGATGGGTCTTACGATGAAGCCACCGAGTCCCATTTGGCGAAGTTGAACCTGGTCATGTGCCACCGGTCGATTAACTACATGGCGGACATGATGGAAACCAAATTCGGGATTCCCTGGATTAAGGTGAACTTCATTGGTGTCAATGCCTTTGCTAAGAGTTTACGCAAGATTGCCGAAGTCTTCGACGACCCGAAACTGACCGAACGCATTGAGACGGTCATCGCCGAAGAGATGGCGGAAACCGAGGCTCAACTGGCCACCTATCGTGAACGGCTGACTGGAAAGACCGTCTTCCTATTTGTGGGTGGTTCTCGGGCGCACCATTACCAAGAGTTGTTTGCAGACCTGGGTATGAAAACCGTGGTGGCTGGCTATGAGTTTGCTCACCGGGATGATTACGAAGGTCGTGAGGCGTTGCCGAACATCAAAATTGATGCCGACAGCCGCAACATTGAAGAAATCCACGTCAAGCAAGATCCCGAACGGTATAAGCCCCCATTTTCGGAAGAAGCTCTTGCCAAGATGGAGGAGAACAAAACCCTCAAGGATTACAAAGGCATGATGCCGGATATGGGTGAAGGGACCCTGCTGGTGGACAATATCTCCCATCATGAACTCGATGTCCTGATTGAACGCTTCAAACCGGACTTGATTGGGTCTGGGATTAAAGACAAGTACGTGATTGAGAAGTTGGGCATTCCTTGTAAGCAACTGCACAACTACGACTACGGTGGACCTTTTGCTGGGTTCCGGGGTGCGGTCAATTTTGCCAAAGATGTCGATTTACGGGTCAATACTCCTGTTTGGAAGTACGTCAAGGCTCCTTGGCTGAACTAA
- a CDS encoding P-II family nitrogen regulator, translating to MKEVLAVIRMNQIGRTKQALVDAGFPGFNAVKVTGRGRQAIEAEAVEALNQNPEYATEVLPLLGRIPRLIPKRLLSIIVPDEQVEPVVTALIRTNQTRNPGDGKIFVLPVTETVRVRTGEIGRVALDEMTG from the coding sequence ATGAAAGAAGTTTTAGCCGTAATTCGCATGAACCAAATCGGGCGCACCAAACAGGCGCTCGTGGATGCCGGATTTCCTGGATTCAATGCGGTTAAAGTGACCGGACGAGGGCGACAGGCCATCGAAGCCGAAGCCGTCGAAGCCCTCAATCAGAATCCCGAGTATGCCACCGAAGTTCTCCCCCTTCTGGGGCGAATTCCCCGACTGATTCCCAAACGCCTTCTCAGCATTATCGTTCCTGACGAACAAGTTGAGCCGGTTGTCACCGCCCTCATTCGCACGAATCAAACCCGAAATCCAGGTGATGGCAAAATCTTCGTCCTCCCGGTGACTGAGACGGTTCGCGTCCGCACCGGAGAAATCGGACGAGTTGCCCTTGATGAAATGACTGGTTAA
- a CDS encoding P-II family nitrogen regulator, which produces MTNIMIRAIVRPEKTPDVLQSLLDAGYPAVTKIDVFGRGKQRGLKIGNVVYDELPKELLMLVIDERHKNAVIGIILDAARTGTEGAYGDGKVFVSPVEEVYTISTGVKETADAKTTVTV; this is translated from the coding sequence ATGACTAACATTATGATACGGGCGATCGTGCGCCCCGAAAAAACTCCCGATGTTTTGCAATCCTTGCTCGATGCAGGCTATCCCGCCGTCACCAAAATTGATGTCTTTGGACGCGGTAAACAGCGGGGACTGAAAATCGGCAACGTGGTTTACGACGAACTCCCCAAAGAACTGTTGATGCTTGTCATTGACGAACGCCACAAAAACGCAGTAATTGGCATTATTCTGGATGCCGCTCGCACCGGAACTGAGGGCGCGTACGGCGACGGTAAAGTCTTTGTCAGCCCTGTCGAAGAGGTCTATACCATCAGTACCGGAGTCAAGGAAACTGCTGACGCGAAAACCACCGTCACCGTTTAG
- the nifH gene encoding nitrogenase iron protein, producing the protein MRKIAVYGKGGIGKSTTTQNTVAGLVELGRKVMIVGCDPKADSTRLLLGGLHQKSVLDSLREEGDEVELEDIRKEGFGKTLCVESGGPEPGVGCAGRGIITSISMLEQLGAYDEEVGLDYAFYDVLGDVVCGGFAMPIREGKAQEIYIVTSGEMMAMYAANNICRGIQKYAGTGGVRLGGLICNSRKVDREDELISALAQSLGTQMIYFMPRDNIVQHAELNRQTVIEYAPESEQAEHYRSLARAIDGNTNHVVPKPLANEELETLLMEFGLYATV; encoded by the coding sequence ATGCGTAAGATTGCTGTTTACGGAAAAGGCGGAATCGGCAAATCCACCACCACACAAAACACCGTGGCAGGTTTAGTCGAACTCGGTCGCAAAGTCATGATTGTCGGTTGTGACCCCAAAGCCGACTCCACCCGTCTCCTCCTCGGAGGCTTGCACCAGAAGAGTGTTTTAGACAGTCTGCGGGAAGAAGGAGACGAAGTCGAACTCGAAGATATCCGCAAAGAAGGGTTTGGCAAAACCCTCTGTGTGGAATCCGGCGGTCCCGAACCCGGTGTTGGCTGTGCTGGACGGGGGATTATCACCTCTATCAGTATGCTCGAACAACTCGGGGCGTACGATGAAGAAGTGGGTCTCGACTACGCCTTCTACGATGTACTAGGAGACGTGGTTTGTGGTGGCTTTGCCATGCCAATTCGGGAAGGAAAAGCCCAAGAAATCTACATCGTCACCTCCGGCGAAATGATGGCAATGTATGCCGCCAACAACATCTGCCGGGGGATTCAGAAATACGCTGGTACCGGTGGTGTACGTCTAGGTGGACTGATTTGCAACTCCCGTAAAGTGGACCGGGAAGATGAGTTAATCTCTGCCTTGGCCCAATCCTTGGGAACACAAATGATTTACTTCATGCCCCGGGACAACATTGTTCAACACGCCGAACTGAACCGCCAGACGGTGATTGAATATGCACCGGAATCTGAGCAGGCAGAACACTACCGTAGCTTGGCGCGGGCCATCGATGGAAACACCAATCATGTGGTTCCCAAGCCTCTAGCGAACGAAGAACTCGAAACCCTGCTCATGGAATTCGGACTCTACGCTACTGTCTAA
- the nifU gene encoding Fe-S cluster assembly protein NifU, protein MWDYTDKVMTLFHEPHNMGAIAPEDCTDGEAIAVGEVGSIACGDALRLHLRIQKANDLILDARFQTFGCASAIASSSALTDLVKGKTLDEALRIDNRAIADFLGGLPQEKMHCSVMGQEALEAAIANYHGVAIAVEDDDDESPLICQCFGVTETRIKRVIRDNHLTSAEEVTNYIKAGGGCGSCLAELDDLVAEVYETPTATTESGTPTASRPAQPVEEEEPVSLPIVNLTNLQKIALIQSVLNQEIRPVLLEDGGDVDLYDVDGNLVYVSLQGACGQCASSRLTLKGFIERTLRDRVAPDLVLETLDV, encoded by the coding sequence ATGTGGGATTACACTGACAAAGTTATGACCCTGTTTCACGAACCCCATAATATGGGGGCGATCGCTCCAGAAGACTGTACAGACGGAGAGGCGATCGCCGTCGGTGAAGTGGGAAGTATTGCCTGTGGGGATGCCCTGCGGCTGCATCTACGGATTCAGAAAGCCAACGATCTGATTCTTGATGCCCGGTTTCAGACCTTTGGCTGTGCCAGTGCGATCGCCTCCTCCTCGGCGTTAACGGATCTCGTCAAGGGCAAAACCCTCGATGAAGCCTTGCGCATCGACAACCGCGCCATCGCTGACTTTCTCGGGGGACTTCCTCAGGAGAAAATGCACTGTTCCGTCATGGGACAGGAAGCTTTGGAAGCTGCCATTGCCAATTATCACGGTGTGGCGATCGCCGTTGAGGATGATGATGACGAGTCTCCCCTGATCTGTCAATGCTTTGGCGTGACCGAAACTCGTATTAAACGAGTCATTCGCGACAATCATCTCACCAGCGCCGAAGAGGTGACCAACTACATTAAAGCCGGTGGCGGGTGCGGGTCCTGTTTAGCGGAACTCGATGACCTCGTGGCAGAAGTCTATGAGACTCCCACCGCCACCACTGAGTCAGGAACTCCCACCGCCTCCAGGCCCGCTCAACCTGTTGAAGAGGAAGAGCCGGTTTCGCTTCCAATTGTCAATCTGACCAATTTACAGAAAATCGCCTTGATTCAGTCAGTCTTAAATCAGGAGATTCGTCCCGTCTTACTTGAAGATGGTGGGGATGTGGACCTCTATGATGTGGATGGCAATTTGGTTTATGTGTCTCTCCAAGGCGCTTGTGGGCAATGCGCCAGTTCTCGCCTGACCCTCAAAGGGTTTATTGAACGAACTTTGCGCGATCGTGTTGCCCCAGATTTAGTCCTGGAAACCCTGGATGTCTAG
- the nifS gene encoding cysteine desulfurase NifS → MSVIYLDNNATTCVAPEVYRAMSPYFTQFYGNPSSMHRFGGQVARGLRESREAVAALIHAEANEIIFTSCGTEGDNAAIRAAVDSQPDKRHIITTAVEHPAILKPLQRLEKQGYAVTYLGVDSKGQLKLEELRRAIRDDTALISVMAANNETGTIFPIERIGHLAKECGVLFHVDAVQAAGKIPLDVSSGLIDFLVLSGHKFHGPKGIGVLYVRRGVRFRPLLAGGHQERGRRGGTENVPGIIGLGTAAELTLKTFDEDHTRMSQLRDRLEQGILSTISDTQRNGHPGLRLPNTANIGFKYVEGEAILLSLDREGICASSGSACTSGSLQPSHVLRAMGLPYTLLHGSIRFSLSRYTTGAEIEQVLGVISPMIGRLRDLSPFSRDNEATHPWLQEQTQRVGIA, encoded by the coding sequence ATGTCAGTCATTTATCTTGATAACAACGCCACCACCTGCGTCGCCCCTGAAGTTTATAGGGCCATGTCGCCCTACTTCACGCAGTTTTACGGCAATCCCTCCAGTATGCACCGCTTTGGTGGACAGGTTGCCCGTGGCCTGCGTGAGAGTCGCGAGGCCGTCGCCGCCCTGATTCACGCCGAAGCCAATGAAATCATCTTCACCAGTTGCGGCACTGAGGGAGACAATGCCGCCATCCGCGCCGCCGTCGACAGTCAACCAGACAAACGCCATATCATCACCACCGCCGTTGAACATCCCGCCATCCTCAAACCCTTACAACGGCTGGAAAAACAAGGCTATGCTGTCACCTATTTAGGGGTGGATAGCAAAGGACAACTGAAGTTAGAGGAGTTGCGACGGGCCATCCGTGACGACACGGCCCTAATTTCGGTCATGGCCGCCAACAACGAAACTGGAACCATCTTCCCCATTGAACGCATTGGCCATCTGGCCAAGGAATGCGGAGTGTTATTCCATGTGGATGCGGTACAAGCTGCGGGCAAGATTCCCCTAGATGTCAGCAGTGGTTTAATTGATTTCTTGGTTCTCTCGGGTCATAAGTTCCATGGCCCGAAAGGGATTGGCGTGTTATATGTCCGTCGTGGGGTGCGTTTCCGTCCCTTACTGGCGGGGGGCCATCAGGAACGGGGACGACGAGGCGGAACGGAAAATGTCCCAGGGATTATCGGCTTAGGGACAGCAGCGGAGTTGACGCTGAAAACCTTTGACGAGGATCATACGCGGATGAGTCAGTTGCGCGATCGCCTCGAACAAGGCATTCTCAGCACCATTTCAGACACGCAACGCAACGGCCATCCCGGCTTACGGTTACCCAATACTGCCAATATCGGATTTAAATATGTTGAAGGAGAGGCGATTTTACTGTCTCTCGATCGCGAGGGGATTTGTGCCTCGTCGGGTTCGGCTTGCACGTCGGGTTCGTTGCAACCGTCTCATGTCTTGCGGGCCATGGGCTTACCCTATACGCTGCTGCATGGTTCGATTCGCTTTAGTCTTTCGCGCTATACCACCGGCGCTGAGATTGAACAGGTGTTAGGGGTGATATCGCCGATGATTGGACGATTACGAGATCTCTCTCCCTTTTCCCGAGACAACGAAGCCACGCATCCCTGGTTACAAGAACAAACTCAACGAGTCGGCATTGCCTAA
- a CDS encoding NifB/NifX family molybdenum-iron cluster-binding protein, translated as MTLSPSRSPSTRTLPEPTARVAVATQGRGLVDTHFGHASQFHIYDVRRSHAEFIEVRDVAPYCHGPENSPGDFSALLETLQDCQAVMISRIGIEPEDRLRDAGIEPVQVYDTIETALFSFYDRYRQSVT; from the coding sequence ATGACTCTTAGCCCATCGAGATCCCCCAGTACCCGAACCTTGCCGGAACCGACAGCCCGTGTGGCCGTTGCCACCCAAGGCCGAGGCTTAGTGGATACCCACTTCGGCCATGCCAGTCAGTTTCATATCTACGATGTGAGGCGATCGCACGCCGAGTTCATCGAAGTACGTGATGTGGCCCCCTACTGTCACGGCCCAGAAAACAGCCCCGGGGACTTCAGTGCCCTTCTCGAAACCCTGCAAGACTGCCAAGCGGTTATGATTTCGCGCATTGGCATCGAACCCGAGGATCGTTTGCGAGATGCCGGCATCGAACCGGTACAAGTCTACGACACCATCGAAACGGCCCTATTTAGCTTTTACGATCGCTACCGTCAGAGCGTCACCTAA
- the nifV gene encoding homocitrate synthase has product MNDCQNAFGHDPLPPRLLDTTLRDGEQMAGVALTPEEKLAIARLLDAIGVPEIEVGVAAMGGDEALAITMLVNSHLNAELLGWNRARISDLAASFNCGLQRVHISLPVSDLHIAAKFGGDRQRVWQQLHESLSFARDRSTFISVGAEDASRADPEFLLAVAQTAQHLGAQRFRFCDTVGILDPFQMREQVQRLVQSLTIPVEVHTHDDLGMATANALAGLRAGARVVDVTVNGIGERAGNAALEEVVVAMRRLQGWDFGIDSRQLLRLSRTVQQWIQGGRLPPWKAIVGENIFTHESGIHADGILKNPQTYEPFPPQWLGTQHQIRIGKHSGRRAIAACLEHHQPPLTPTSQHHQQLLLDAVRVRATQLKRGLGVDEVLALAASSPPS; this is encoded by the coding sequence ATGAACGACTGTCAGAACGCGTTTGGACATGACCCTCTCCCACCTCGGCTACTCGATACCACCCTACGGGATGGGGAACAGATGGCAGGGGTGGCCTTAACCCCAGAGGAGAAACTCGCGATCGCCCGATTACTCGATGCCATCGGTGTCCCAGAAATCGAGGTTGGGGTAGCTGCCATGGGCGGTGACGAAGCCCTGGCCATCACCATGCTCGTCAACAGTCATCTCAACGCCGAACTCCTGGGATGGAACCGGGCGCGAATTTCGGATCTAGCTGCTTCCTTTAATTGTGGGTTGCAACGGGTGCATATTTCCCTTCCCGTTTCTGACCTACACATTGCCGCCAAGTTTGGGGGCGATCGCCAACGAGTCTGGCAGCAGTTGCACGAGAGTCTCAGCTTTGCCCGCGATCGCAGTACCTTTATCTCCGTCGGGGCAGAAGATGCCTCACGAGCCGATCCTGAGTTTCTATTAGCCGTTGCTCAAACAGCGCAACACCTAGGCGCACAGCGATTTCGCTTCTGTGACACCGTCGGCATCCTCGATCCCTTTCAGATGAGGGAACAGGTGCAACGCCTGGTGCAGTCCCTAACCATTCCCGTGGAAGTGCATACCCATGATGACCTCGGGATGGCCACCGCCAATGCCCTAGCGGGATTGCGCGCCGGGGCCAGGGTTGTCGATGTCACCGTCAATGGTATTGGCGAGCGAGCGGGGAACGCCGCCCTAGAAGAAGTGGTGGTGGCCATGCGTCGCCTCCAGGGTTGGGATTTCGGCATTGATAGCCGTCAACTGCTGAGACTGTCCCGAACGGTTCAACAATGGATTCAGGGTGGACGCTTGCCCCCCTGGAAGGCGATCGTCGGTGAGAACATCTTTACCCACGAATCGGGGATTCATGCCGACGGCATCCTCAAAAATCCCCAAACCTATGAACCCTTCCCCCCACAATGGCTGGGAACCCAACATCAGATCCGGATCGGCAAACATTCCGGGCGACGGGCGATCGCCGCCTGTTTAGAACACCATCAGCCCCCCCTAACTCCCACCAGCCAGCATCATCAACAACTTCTGCTCGATGCGGTGCGAGTACGAGCCACCCAACTCAAACGAGGCTTAGGAGTAGACGAAGTCTTAGCTCTGGCGGCCTCATCTCCCCCCTCCTGA
- a CDS encoding TOBE domain-containing protein, translating to MQATANKVLKGTIKHISLGSVNAEVTLEINPGVEITAMVTTASVDKLQLSQGKEAYAIIQASQIMISVD from the coding sequence ATGCAAGCTACAGCGAATAAGGTTTTGAAAGGAACCATCAAACATATCTCTTTAGGATCTGTCAATGCTGAGGTTACCTTAGAGATCAATCCAGGGGTGGAAATTACCGCCATGGTAACGACGGCTTCGGTGGACAAATTACAGTTGAGTCAGGGGAAAGAAGCGTATGCGATCATTCAGGCTAGTCAGATCATGATTAGTGTGGATTAA
- a CDS encoding sulfate/molybdate ABC transporter ATP-binding protein has translation MSLTVRIQKKLPNYHLDVAFCVEDEPLGLLGSSGSGKSLTLRCIAGIDTPDSGMIILNDRVLYDSRQGINLPSRDRRLGFVFQNYALFPHLTVWQNVAYGLKRYGKQERLRRVAQQLDQVQLLGLGDRYPHQLSGGQQQRVALARALAPEPDLLLLDEPFSALDAHLRSQLETQLSQTLSQYPGLTVFVSHNLEEAYRLCPHLAVLCHGTLMAQGAKQSIFDNPGTLTVAQLTGCKNYSRVERLSTHKIRALDWACILDTPAWVSPMQTHVGIRAHHIAFLDSLEGSNCFPAWLAGSSETPHRQTLYLKLGEPPVDSGDYHLRAEVFKERWQRLTSRPFPWYVGLSPSRLLLLEGNHGVTEDRE, from the coding sequence ATGTCTTTGACGGTTCGCATTCAGAAAAAACTTCCTAATTATCATCTTGATGTTGCCTTTTGCGTCGAGGATGAGCCTTTGGGCCTGTTGGGAAGTTCTGGATCAGGCAAAAGTCTGACCCTGCGCTGTATTGCGGGGATTGATACGCCCGATTCTGGCATGATTATTTTGAATGATCGGGTTCTCTATGATTCTCGGCAGGGGATTAACCTCCCCAGTCGCGATCGCCGCTTGGGGTTTGTCTTCCAAAACTACGCTCTCTTTCCCCATCTGACGGTTTGGCAAAATGTCGCCTATGGGTTAAAACGCTATGGCAAACAGGAACGATTGCGCCGGGTGGCCCAACAACTGGATCAGGTGCAACTGTTGGGGTTGGGCGATCGCTATCCCCATCAACTCTCTGGGGGACAGCAGCAACGGGTGGCCTTGGCCCGGGCCCTGGCCCCAGAACCGGATCTCTTACTCCTCGATGAGCCGTTTTCTGCCCTGGATGCTCATCTACGCAGTCAACTGGAGACACAATTGAGTCAAACCCTGAGCCAATATCCGGGCTTAACGGTATTTGTCAGTCATAATTTGGAAGAAGCCTATCGCCTATGTCCCCATCTGGCGGTTCTCTGTCACGGAACCCTGATGGCCCAGGGGGCCAAGCAAAGCATTTTCGATAATCCCGGAACCCTGACGGTGGCGCAATTGACGGGATGCAAGAACTATTCTCGGGTAGAACGGCTGTCAACTCACAAAATCCGGGCCTTGGATTGGGCTTGTATTCTGGACACTCCGGCTTGGGTGTCACCGATGCAAACCCATGTGGGGATTCGCGCCCATCATATTGCCTTTTTGGATAGTTTGGAGGGGTCTAATTGCTTCCCGGCTTGGCTGGCGGGGAGTAGTGAAACGCCTCACCGGCAAACGCTTTATCTGAAGTTGGGGGAACCGCCGGTGGATTCTGGGGATTACCATTTACGGGCGGAGGTGTTTAAGGAGAGGTGGCAACGGTTGACGTCTCGTCCGTTTCCTTGGTATGTGGGGTTGTCTCCGTCGCGTTTGTTGTTGTTGGAGGGGAACCACGGAGTTACGGAGGACAGGGAGTAA